Proteins found in one Nymphalis io chromosome 4, ilAglIoxx1.1, whole genome shotgun sequence genomic segment:
- the LOC126768155 gene encoding glycine N-methyltransferase — protein MSSDKVFHSRSEGIPSEGVKDQYADGKAARVWKKYIGDSNQRTKNYRDFLTGLLKKHGCNRVLDAACGTGIDSMMLVDEGFSVVSVDASDKMLKHALKARWEKRKDTKYDEWVIEEASWQTLPQDVETFLPGASFDAVICLGNSFAHLLDEYEDQRTQKMCLKNFAKVLKPGGLLFIDHRNYDAMINSGATPGHSIYYNCKYPVDIKTSVLVVRGKPELVALDYCIDATDDGLITEKSEFRLCYFPHRLHSFTRMLDEAFDNRAQHSIYADFQPLERVDNPAYYIHVMQKALD, from the exons ATGTCGTCGGATAAAGTATTCCATTCACGGTCAGAAGGTATCCCGTCTGAGGGTGTAAAGGACCAGTACGCAGATGGAAAGGCAGCCAGAGTGTGGAAGAAGTACATTGGGGACAGTAATCAAAGAACTAAAAACTATAGAGACTTTTTAACGGGACTTCTGAAAAAGCACGGTTGTAACCGAGTTTTGGACGCGGCGTGCGGCACCGG CATAGACTCGATGATGCTGGTCGACGAAGGTTTTAGTGTGGTCTCAGTGGATGCTTCTGATAAAATGTTGAAACATGCTTTAAAAGCCAGATGGGAAAAAAGAAAAGATACTAAATACGACGAATGGG TAATTGAAGAAGCGAGCTGGCAAACACTCCCCCAGGACGTTGAAACCTTCCTACCTGGTGCGTCATTCGATGCAGTCATATGCCTCGGAAATTCATTCGCCCATTTGCTTGACGAATATGAGGATCAGAGAACACAGAAAATGTGCTTAAAAAATTTCGCCAAAGTGTTGAAACCTGGTGGCCTGTTGTTTATCGATCACAGGAATTATGACGCGATGATCAATAGCGGCGCGACACCTGGACATtctatttattacaat tgcaaatatCCTGTTGACATCAAAACCTCTGTATTAGTGGTACGTGGTAAGCCGGAGTTGGTGGCGCTCGACTACTGTATTGATGCTACAGACGATGGTCTCATTACGGAAAAGAG tgAATTCCGTTTGTGCTACTTCCCACATCGATTGCACAGTTTCACTCGGATGCTAGACGAGGCGTTTGACAACCGCGCGCAGCACAGCATCTACGCAGACTTCCAGCCGCTGGAGCGCGTCGACAACCCCGCTTACTACATCCACGTCATGCAGAAAGCGCTTGACTGA
- the LOC126768124 gene encoding zinc finger protein 318, with amino-acid sequence MSRDFARKTYYSRERERDRDCYRQDYRFEKGRRSLSRKHSRSPPPRDHRDMDKRRSRSPRKNEKDLLDENILSEISKLPEPSELWDNQIQEGGFTGPPPQTFLQEGNNYTSNYQPSYSGIYDDFTPVASMPTVPHPPEVASWNQMSLPPPPAPPVYNVEDQIKKEAAIETEMRHQKAALSKQREDYIKKASILKKELDTLKDQRSELRGDSKRSPSPDTKRFLKENTKLQLEIQNKLKTINNVVDMLNGIIGEEAQEVHEPDDVDERTSKRKSRSPSGKKFNYVYYDPEMHWCRVCNEFPPTAKEYLNHLHSPAHHKMAAAHMEAPWHSVSGVNEGFPSFPAAPTKRTPIRGLQFFVPSTAWYCKLCDQFIGDLHCASAHLKSVTHSKNYTNFVEQNPHWETDWMSDRQKAFEKARGAKGKADEAPQYAAHTITFSKDGFTTRKLSPAPRPKGKKSKRKRSSSSSDSSSAASEPKKKKKSKKSKSKYGSEDKLSEWMSSIQVERLNDSDRKLLDNIKTRITLDKLQGAHRSEPRRDREQERRDERREESRRREERREERREEQRDSARRSPPRQESKKPDIRKMPFIGKMPVYKNLSKNSKVDDVKKEDQKKKEDEEVTKKRREEMDVEIQKKVAEFKEKIAKAQLERQQAELAPPMLLQGLPPGLPPGLPPGLPLPHTFMPPPTQPPPPATNVPPPTLPKDFQDALDIIFPSEVKSAEMAQQELFPGLSGLGPPPGFPPGLGLGGVMPSFPQLSILGQPPPHMMMGFDMNSPLFQPRPQLYDTHVPIVPNSKQRHNNKNRLNQNKNNQEKNNDNNQINTTVMTNNIVNVTSYQTDKQNIAAAATARTATPTPSVSAKNKEELDDLAMLGIDADDVGAGI; translated from the exons atgtcaCGTGATTTTGCAcgtaaaacatattatagtcGAGAACGGGAGAGAGATCGCGATTGTTATCGTCAAGATTATCGTTTTGAAAAAGGCCGACGATCCTTGTCTCGGAAACATAGCCGCAGTCCGCCCCCACGAGATCACAGGGACATGGATAAACGGAGAAGTCGTTCCCCGAGGAAGAATGAAAAAGACCTGCTAGATGAAAATATACTCAGTGAAATATCCAAATTGCCCGAGCCGAGTGAACTATGGGACAACCAGATACAAGAAGGAGGTTTCACAGGACCCCCGCCACAGACATTCTTACAAGAA GGAAATAATTACACTAGCAATTATCAGCCATCATATTCTGGAATATATGATGATTTTACACCTGTGGCCTCAATGCCAACTGTACCGCATCCTCCGGAAGTGGCATCTTGGAATCAAATGTCACTCCCACCACCACCTGCCCCTCCCGTATATAATGTTGAAGATCAGATAAAGAAAGAAG CGGCCATTGAGACCGAAATGCGTCACCAGAAGGCCGCTCTGTCGAAGCAACGCGAAGATTACATAAAGAAGGCGAGTATTCTCAAAAAGGAACTCGACACGTTGAAGGACCAACGGAGCGAACTGCGCGGGGACTCCAAGCGCTCCCCGAGCCCCGACACCAAAAGATTTCTCAAAGAGAACACCAAGCTCCAG TTGGAGATCCAGAACAAACTGAAGACTATCAACAACGTCGTGGACATGTTGAACGGTATCATCGGCGAGGAGGCACAGGAGGTGCACGAGCCGGATGATGTAGACGAACGCACTTCCAAACGTAAATCGAG GTCCCCATCGGGCAAGAAGTTCAACTACGTGTACTACGACCCGGAGATGCACTGGTGTCGCGTGTGCAACGAGTTCCCGCCGACCGCCAAGGAGTACCTCAACCACCTGCACTCGCCCGCACATCACAA GATGGCTGCGGCGCACATGGAGGCTCCGTGGCACTCCGTGTCGGGCGTCAACGAGGGCTTCCCCAGCTTCCCCGCCGCACCCACCAAGCGGACACCCATCAGAG GCCTGCAGTTCTTCGTGCCGTCGACGGCGTGGTACTGCAAGCTGTGCGACCAGTTCATCGGGGACCTGCACTGCGCCTCCGCCCACCTCAAGTCCGTCACGCACTCCAAGAACTACACC AACTTCGTGGAGCAGAACCCGCACTGGGAGACGGACTGGATGTCGGACCGGCAGAAGGCGTTCGAGAAGGCCCGCGGGGCGAAGGGCAAGGCGGACGAGGCGCCGCAGTACGCCGCGCACACCATCACGTTCAGCAAGGACGGGTTCACCACGCGCAAGCTGTCGCCCGCACCCAGGCCCAAGGGCAAGAAGAGCAAGCGCAAGCGCAGCTCCTCGAGCTCCGACAGTTCCAGCGCCGCCAGCGAGcccaagaagaagaagaaga GTAAGAAATCAAAGTCCAAGTATGGCTCTGAAGACAAGTTAAGTGAATGGATGTCTTCCATTCAAGTCGAGCGACTCAACGACAGCGACCGGAAGCTACTCGACAATATTAAGACGAG GATCACCCTCGACAAGCTGCAGGGCGCGCACCGCTCCGAGCCGCGCCGCGACCG CGAGCAGGAGCGCCGCGACGAGCGACGAGAGGAGTCGCGCCGGCGGGAGGAGCGGCGAGAGGAGCGCCGGGAGGAGCAGCGGGACTCGGCGCGCAGGAGTCCGCCGCGGCAGGAGTCCAAGAAACCGGATATTCGCAAGATGCCGTTCATTG GTAAAATGCCCGTTTACAAGAACTTGAGTAAAAATTCAAAGGTGGATGACGTAAAAAAAGAGGATCAAAAGAAAAAAGAAGATGAGGAGGTGACGAAGAAGAGGCGAGAAGAAATGGACGtggaaatacaaaaaaag GTGGCCGAGTTCAAGGAGAAGATAGCCAAGGCCCAGCTGGAGCGGCAGCAGGCGGAGCTGGCGCCGCCCATGCTGCTGCAGGGCCTGCCGCCCGGCCTGCCGCCAGGCCTGCCGCCCGGCCTGCCGCTGCCGCACACCTTTATGCCGCCGCCCACGCAGCCACCGCCGCC AGCTACCAACGTCCCTCCGCCTACCCTGCCGAAAGATTTCCAGGATGCATTGGACATCATCTTCCCATCGGAGGTGAAGTCCGCTGAGATGGCGCAGCAGGAGCTGTTCCCCGGGCTGTCCGGTCTGGGCCCACCTCCGGGGTTCCCTCCGGGTTTAGGATTAGGGGGTGTCATGCCCTCCTTCCCTCAACTCAGTATTCTCGGCCAGCCGCCGCCCCATATGATGATGGGTTTTGACATGAACTCCCCGCTCTTTCAGCCTCGTCCGCAACTGTATGACACACACGTCCCGATAGTACCGAATTCGAAGCAgagacataataataaaaatcgactgaatcaaaacaaaaacaaccaggagaaaaataatgataataatcaaattaacactACGGTCATGACGAATAATATAGTCAATGTAACTTCCTACCAAACTGACAAACAGAACATTGCTGCGGCGGCCACGGCTCGAACGGCGACTCCCACGCCCTCTGTGTCCGCCAAGAACAAGGAGGAACTTGACGACCTGGCCATGCTCGGCATAGACGCAGATGATGTTGGTGCTGGCATATAA
- the LOC126768166 gene encoding protein transport protein Sec61 subunit gamma, producing the protein MDQIAKFVEPGKQFAKDSIRLVRRCTKPDRKEFQKIAIATAIGFCIMGFIGFFVKLIHIPINNIIVGS; encoded by the exons ATGGATCAAATTGCCAAGTTTGTTGAGCCTGGTAAGCAGTTCGCCAAGGACTCCATTAGATTAGTAAGAAGATGTACAAAACCAGACAGAAAAG AATTCCAAAAGATCGCCATTGCCACAGCTATCGGTTTCTGCATTATGGGTTTCATTGGATTCTTCGTAAAGTTGATACACATTCCAATCAACAACATTATTGTTGGATCATAG